In uncultured Bacteroides sp., one genomic interval encodes:
- a CDS encoding oligopeptide transporter, OPT family, translating to MKHEEDEKLTGLPENAFRELKSGEVYNPLLSPDKQYKEVTPWSVMWGIAMAILFSAAAAYLGLKVGQVFEAAIPIAIIAVGVSSAAKRKNALGENVIIQSIGASSGVIVAGAIFTLPALYILQAKYPEMSVSFLQVFVSSLLGGVLGILFLIPFRKYFVQEMHGKYPFPEATATTQVLVSGEKSGNQAKPLLIASLVGGLYDFIVATFGWWNENFTTRVTGFGEMIADKAKLVFKVNTGAAVLGLGYIIGLKYAAIICFGSLAVWWVIIPGISLIWGDSVLNMWNPDITTAVGMMSPEEIFKYYAKSIGIGGIAMAGIIGIIKSWGIIKSAVGLAAKEMGGNSDVEANIPRTQRDLSMKVIAIGSILTIALVFLFFFFDVMQGNIYQCIVAILLVAGITFLFTTVAANAIAIVGTNPVSGMTLMTLILASVVMVAVGLKGPSGMVAALVMGGVVCTALSMAGGFITDLKIGYWIGTTPAKQQTWKFLGTIVSAATVGGVMIILNKTYGFSSGQLAAPQANAMAAVIEPLMNGVGAPWILYGIGAALAIVLTLCGIPALAFALGMFIPLELNIPLLVGGAINWYVTTRSKDDSINSERREKGTLLASGFIAGGALMGVISAGIRFCGVNLVNEEWLANSWSEVASIIAYIVLIVYLVKATMHKSSKLK from the coding sequence ATGAAACACGAAGAAGACGAAAAATTAACGGGATTGCCCGAAAATGCATTCAGAGAACTTAAATCGGGTGAAGTTTATAACCCGTTGTTGTCTCCTGATAAACAGTATAAGGAAGTAACTCCCTGGTCGGTGATGTGGGGTATTGCCATGGCAATTCTCTTTTCAGCTGCAGCAGCCTATCTTGGGCTTAAAGTTGGACAGGTTTTTGAAGCAGCTATTCCAATTGCTATTATTGCCGTTGGAGTTTCAAGCGCAGCAAAAAGAAAAAATGCTTTAGGTGAAAATGTAATTATTCAATCTATTGGAGCCAGCTCCGGAGTAATTGTAGCCGGTGCAATTTTTACTCTGCCTGCATTATATATACTTCAGGCAAAATATCCTGAAATGTCTGTTAGTTTCCTTCAAGTTTTTGTCAGTTCTCTCTTAGGAGGAGTACTCGGAATCTTATTCTTAATTCCATTCCGAAAATATTTCGTACAAGAGATGCATGGAAAATATCCTTTTCCAGAAGCAACTGCTACAACTCAGGTTCTTGTTTCCGGAGAGAAAAGTGGTAACCAGGCAAAACCTCTTTTGATAGCCAGTTTGGTAGGTGGATTATACGACTTTATTGTTGCCACTTTCGGATGGTGGAACGAAAACTTTACGACTCGTGTTACAGGTTTTGGTGAAATGATTGCCGATAAGGCCAAATTGGTATTTAAGGTTAATACCGGTGCTGCCGTACTTGGTTTAGGTTATATAATCGGACTAAAGTATGCAGCAATTATTTGTTTTGGTTCGCTTGCGGTTTGGTGGGTAATAATACCCGGTATTTCTTTAATATGGGGAGACAGTGTGCTTAATATGTGGAATCCCGATATTACTACAGCTGTAGGAATGATGAGCCCGGAAGAAATCTTTAAATATTATGCAAAAAGCATTGGTATTGGTGGTATCGCTATGGCAGGAATTATCGGAATCATCAAATCATGGGGAATTATTAAAAGTGCTGTAGGACTTGCTGCTAAAGAAATGGGTGGAAACAGTGATGTAGAAGCAAACATTCCCCGTACACAACGCGATTTGTCAATGAAGGTTATCGCTATTGGCTCTATTCTCACAATCGCTTTAGTCTTTTTATTTTTCTTCTTTGACGTAATGCAAGGAAATATTTACCAATGTATAGTTGCCATTCTTCTTGTTGCAGGAATTACTTTCCTTTTCACTACTGTAGCAGCTAATGCTATTGCTATTGTGGGAACAAACCCAGTTTCGGGAATGACATTGATGACTCTGATTTTAGCCTCTGTAGTTATGGTTGCTGTTGGTTTAAAAGGTCCGTCAGGTATGGTTGCAGCGTTGGTTATGGGCGGTGTAGTTTGTACTGCGCTATCTATGGCCGGTGGTTTTATTACCGACTTAAAAATCGGATATTGGATAGGAACAACTCCTGCAAAACAACAGACATGGAAATTTCTGGGAACAATAGTATCTGCAGCAACTGTAGGTGGTGTAATGATTATATTGAATAAAACTTATGGATTCTCAAGCGGTCAACTTGCAGCTCCTCAAGCAAATGCTATGGCAGCAGTTATTGAGCCATTAATGAATGGCGTTGGTGCTCCATGGATACTTTACGGAATTGGAGCTGCTCTTGCTATTGTACTTACACTTTGCGGAATACCTGCACTTGCATTTGCATTAGGTATGTTTATTCCATTAGAATTGAATATACCACTATTAGTAGGTGGAGCAATCAATTGGTATGTTACTACCCGTTCTAAAGATGACTCAATAAATTCAGAACGCAGAGAAAAAGGAACTCTTCTTGCTTCCGGATTCATTGCCGGTGGTGCATTAATGGGCGTTATCAGTGCAGGTATCCGTTTCTGCGGAGTAAACCTTGTAAATGAAGAATGGCTGGCTAATTCATGGTCGGAAGTTGCTTCTATCATTGCTTACATTGTTTTGATTGTTTATTTAGTAAAAGCTACAATGCACAAATCTTCAAAGTTAAAATAA
- a CDS encoding Hsp20/alpha crystallin family protein, with amino-acid sequence MMPVRRSQNWLPDVFNDLFDNNWMVKSSATAPAINVIETESEYKVEVAAPGMTKEDFNIRIDEDNQLVVSMEKKQENKEENKEGRYLRREFSYTKFQQTMYLPDNVVKDKIGAAMDNGVLTINIPKRSPEEEKKAQRVIEIK; translated from the coding sequence ATGATGCCTGTTAGAAGATCTCAAAATTGGTTACCTGACGTATTTAATGATTTATTCGACAACAACTGGATGGTCAAATCAAGCGCTACAGCTCCGGCTATCAATGTAATTGAGACTGAGAGCGAATACAAAGTAGAAGTTGCTGCTCCAGGAATGACAAAAGAAGATTTCAACATCAGAATAGATGAAGACAATCAGCTGGTTGTCTCCATGGAGAAGAAACAAGAAAACAAAGAAGAAAACAAGGAAGGCCGTTACCTGAGACGAGAATTTTCTTACACTAAATTTCAACAAACAATGTATCTTCCTGACAATGTTGTAAAAGATAAAATCGGAGCAGCAATGGATAATGGGGTACTAACGATTAATATACCGAAAAGGAGTCCAGAGGAAGAAAAAAAAGCTCAAAGAGTTATTGAGATAAAATAG